A part of Aegilops tauschii subsp. strangulata cultivar AL8/78 chromosome 2, Aet v6.0, whole genome shotgun sequence genomic DNA contains:
- the LOC109758051 gene encoding outer envelope protein 61-like, which produces MMNPEMIRLAEEQMRRMSPDDLAMMQLQLASNPDLVKLASESTRNMTPQDLKLAAQELNQTRPEEMLSMAEKFATAKPEELTAMKAQGDAQITYATSRAKTVKQHRNQLHGRGRYTEAAATYKLAKDSLKNVPSAAAHTLRVECSLNLMYCYLKLGRLEDYVNNGSDVLLACDGSSKFAKAYYRRGQAYRGPGNQLQAAVTDLSKAHEISPEDETIDEVLRNTQGKLAAQGNLPKGVVIEEVVEEIPTFQPWSLQILGESHDKIVVKNQWMDQSPSTSSLPSIADMQEAVRKSLEDHATRQMFVSMMENMSPDVMADLSQKLSMKLSKEDAAKGQQAMPSLSPEGLDRMMRWMGRAQRGLEVPNMINNWLLSGGKGLIIAIVMLILALILMRLGFSGKSTLWVCSQLTTWLFAKTNKYK; this is translated from the coding sequence ATGATGAACCCGGAGATGATTCGACTAGCGGAGGAGCAGATGCGGCGCATGTCCCCCGACGACCTCGCCATGATGCAGCTGCAGCTCGCGTCCAACCCCGACCTGGTAAAGCTAGCATCCGAGAGCACAAGGAACATGACGCCTCAGGACCTCAAACTTGCCGCTCAGGAGCTGAACCAAACAAGGCCAGAGGAGATGCTTTCCATGGCTGAGAAGTTCGCCACTGCTAAGCCCGAGGAGCTCACCGCCATGAAGGCCCAAGGAGACGCTCAGATCACATACGCCACATCACGTGCCAAGACGGTAAAGCAGCATCGGAACCAGCTTCACGGCCGTGGGCGGTACACCGAGGCTGCTGCCACTTACAAGCTCGCCAAGGATAGCTTGAAGAATGTGCCGTCGGCAGCCGCGCATACATTGAGGGTGGAGTGCAGCCTTAATCTGATGTACTGTTACCTGAAATTGGGCAGGCTTGAAGATTACGTAAACAATGGTTCAGATGTTCTTCTAGCTTGCGATGGCTCCAGCAAGTTCGCCAAGGCGTACTACCGAAGGGGTCAAGCGTACAGAGGGCCGGGGAACCAGCTGCAGGCTGCCGTCACTGACTTGAGTAAAGCCCATGAAATCTCTCCCGAGGATGAAACCATTGACGAGGTCCTGAGAAACACACAGGGAAAACTTGCAGCTCAAGGAAATCTGCCAAAAGGAGTTGTTATTGAAGAGGTTGTAGAAGAAATTCCAACCTTCCAACCTTGGTCTTTGCAAATTCTAGGGGAGAGCCATGATAAAATAGTAGTAAAAAACCAATGGATGGACCAGTCTCCATCCACCAGTTCCCTGCCTTCTATAGCTGACATGCAAGAAGCCGTGAGAAAATCCTTGGAAGACCATGCCACGCGGCAAATGTTTGTGTCCATGATGGAGAACATGAGTCCTGATGTTATGGCGGACTTGAGTCAGAAGCTCAGCATGAAGCTGTCCAAGGAGGATGCCGCCAAAGGTCAACAAGCTATGCCTTCGTTATCTCCAGAAGGTCTAGACAGAATGATGAGATGGATGGGCAGAGCACAGCGAGGATTAGAAGTACCAAACATGATAAACAACTGGCTCCTGTCTGGCGGGAAGGGCTTGATCATTGCCATTGTCATGCTGATCTTGGCCTTGATCCTCATGCGGCTTGGATTTAGTGGCAAATCCACCTTATGGGTGTGTAGTCAATTAACTACAtggctttttgcaaaaacaaATAAATACAAGTAA